In Oreochromis aureus strain Israel breed Guangdong linkage group 22, ZZ_aureus, whole genome shotgun sequence, the genomic window GATTGAAGCAGAAGGGAAGCCACATCTCTGCCTTTTTGCACTGAAGGAAATTGCGGCAGGAAGTGAAATTACTTATGACTATGGTGGGAAAGAATGGCCCTGGCGGAAAAAGGtgggtcatttaaaaaaaattttcgCCCTATGAATTGTTGTTTAAAACCTACATATCTAGATGTCACAATTAGGGCTGCAACTAACGATTATTTCAATAATCGATTAGTTGTTTCAGCCCTAGTCACAATATTTAAATGTCCTCTTGGTGGTATTCAATCTGGTTTAACTAAATCTTGAATTTGTATGACTTTCCCAAGTGATGATTGCAAGcttatctgttttgtgtccccTCCACAAGTGTGTTTTACTGAGTGGCCACACACTGGAGGTGAAACAGTGAAAGCATCAGTTTGAGCTCAGATGTCATTATGAGGCTGATGGACAGTGTCCTTGAAAACCTTGGGTTTTTCTGTGTCAGACATATACATGCACCTTTTACTCACAGTCACTTTAGCTTCTTAGTATTGTCTTACTTTGGCTTCACTTAACTAGGTAAGGGTTAATCACTCGGTTTCCTTGCAGTTAGGGTGAGAGTTAGAACTGTATTTAACTGAAGGTGAAACAGAAAATGCttaactatgtgtgtgtgtctgacacagACAAACTCAAGGTATGTGAGAACACTGTCCTGACATTTGAGCTCAAACTGAGTCTTTCACTGTTTCATCTCCAGTGTTTGGCATACTCAGAAAAACACACGGGTTGAGGGGACACTGGTTAGAAAAGACCACTCGTAGTGGATTAAATACATTTCCACTGTAGCTGCCAGATGTTTACAATATTTGTTCTACTTTTCATACCCAGCTAAAGATCGCAAGCATCCCTTCTGGTCAACAGTGTGTTGCAGAGCCTATTGCCCATGACGTGGAGCACCATGTGATCTCTACAGACTCATTCACAGGTGAGTCCCTGCTTGAGTAAGCACTACCTGTTAAACCCTGGGGTCTTGCAAAGCACTATGCCTCCATGTCTTGTGTTCTCTTCTACAGACAGAGAATTAAGAGCAGAGTGTCAGTCATCTAGACCTACAGCAGACAACTCTGAGCATGAGGTTAGCATGGATTCATCTGTTTACTAAAGATTGTATCAATGTGTAGTTTGGTAAATAGTGTGGTTTGTAAAGATCATGTTTATCAATTGATTACAATTATACTGCATGTACAGTCTTTAAATCATTGTAAGTACAGGTAGTCATCATTTAACATTGCATTTCCTCTCAACATCATTTGGGTGTTTTAAGGTTTGACTGAGAGTGTCCCTCTTGATCAGATGGACACTGTACCATTGATGCTTGTTCATCTTTGCATCTTTTAGGTGCATTCTGTTGGAGGTCAGCATGGCACTTCTTCTCTGAAAGAGTTAATTGGTGAAGTTGGTGTCCAGTATCAGGAGTTGTCACCCCAAGCGTTCTCAGAAGAACTTACCAGTGGTCAGTTTTGAGTAAATGTTGTTAACTTCTGGCAATGCATGACATGCCTGAAGGTTTGCTGCATGAAAAATGTGCCAGTATTGGGACATTTCTGATGATTCTATAGTGTCTTGATGGATATTTTGAGTAGAATTGTAACAGTCAGGGATGTGAATTGATTGCGTTATGCGTAGATGTGTTTTTTTGACTTAACGAAAGTCAAGCACTGAATCTCCATGTGTTCCCTTGTACAGAGAGCAAATCGAAAGAGGTGCCACGATCATCCAGAGCTGTGCCTAATGACTCTGCTTGTGAGGTGAGTTGAAATTGACCTTTGTTTTAAAATTGACCAATGGTTAGAAGTGTTATGGTGTTTACATGAAACTCCATTTTGAGTATTTTAGCAAACATCTGGCAGCGGTGGTGGAAATGTCCTCTATTTAGAACAGGAGGTCTTTTCTAACCACAGTGTCCCCTTAACAAGTGTGTTTTACTGAGTGGCCACACACTGGAGGTGAAACAGTGAAAGCATCAGTTTGAGCTCAGATGTCATTATGAGGCTGATGGACAGTGTCCTTGAAAACCTTGGGTTTTTCTGTGTCAGACATATACATGCACCTTTTACTCACAGTCACTTTAGCTTCTTAGTATTTTACTTTTGCTTCATCTAAATAGATTCTCTCTAACTCACAAATCTCAGGAATTGAATAGATATGCTTCACTATTTTATCTAAAAAGTAACTCCTATCTCCCTTTCCATCTCTCCTGAAGGATTGGTAGAAAATATGTAAAACGGTCAAACATTTTTAATTCGTCATAAAATATTTGGGTAACAATGTTTTATGtttcatttcatgtttttaattttttccagtGTACAATTCATAGGCTGGTATTTGAATCGGTGAAACTTGACAAATGCGGGATATGCCATTCACCTTTGACAGCTATCAGATGGCACGGTCTAAGATGCAAGCGTAAGTGTATTATTTATCTTGTGttaattaatgcattttttcactATACCATAAGTTACCATGAGTCAGGTCTACATTTTCATatgtaaagaataaaaaaaaatcacttcaaaGTTTTATCAATTCAAACCATTGCAATGATACACAGTGTAATGGCAGATACTATCACATATCATGCATTTGAGTTTGTCTGCTTAGTGTGGCAGAGAACAGAGAGCATACTGTAATAATGTATATTGCCCTCTTACTCTTTGTTGATTAGACTGTTGAACTTTACAACTTTAAATCTTTGTTTCACTCTTTCAACATCAAGCTCATATAAGCTAAATAAGCATCTCACCGCGCGCAAGGCATGCCGGTCCGGGTCAAGGGTCACGACTACCCAGCGTGCATCGTAAACAGTAAACACGGCTGCGTGTAATAGCGATATTGAATATTTTGAGCGTCCTAAAGTCAATGTTTTAAAAGAATTTGGTACGAAACGGGGATACAGTGCTGCtgggaagagaaagaaagaactcGTGGCCCTCGCTTGGGCGTTTTCACTACAAAAAGCCCCTATAGTTTTAACAAAACAGCAGGAGCGGGAGGCTATGCTACCTTGGATATAAGTCTCTGCTCAAGATCGAGACTGACAGTTGTCAGATGACAATTCCAGATCCCTTAGAGCTGAGAGAAGGTTGGTACAATGAATCGACAGCTGCAAATAAACTTTCACTTTCAAAGCCTCATATCCGGAGCCATCAGCCTCTGTGGTGCCCGGAGACGCCGTCGCGGGTTTGGCCACTGACGTCTGGCAACCCTGGCACAGCACTTCCCCGTAGGCCTATATCCATGGATGTATTAAAAGAACCAAGCCTATATCTGACGGAGAAGTATAATTCAGCCTTTACATCGTGGGTAGTGGTGTACTCTGACCCCGCCGCCGCGTGCATGCGTACTGACAATGCTGATTTAGCTTATTTGTGATGTTACAATGCAAAAACCACAGTTCCTGATTTGATCTGTTATATAAAGATAAAGCAAAATGTACAAATGTTTAATTATATTTAAGAGAGTATCAACATGTATGAAGTAAACTGCCCTCAAGTCTGTTTGTCATTCTGTAattacacatatacacacaaacttGGAAGATGATGTTTGATGATAATAAACCCTTTGAGTAAACATTGCATCAAACTTGCAAACTTCTTACAATGTCAATATAGGAAGCCCAATAAGGTACTGGGTCTGATTAATCCAGACCTATTCCAATAGATCAATCAGGCAATTTGCAATACAAATGCTTGATGGTGTCTCTACACATTTTCAATGACTTTTTAGTAGAAGTCCTTTTCATCTCAATCCTTATTAATTAATGTAGGATAAACATTTTagcttttctgtttctcattaGATCATTCTGCCAGAAGTCTTTGAGCCAAGAATGCATTCTGAAACATGGCCTATGTGGCCCATAATGAGTAGTTTGGTCAGGTCAATTTAAGATAAGAtatcctatatatatatatatatatatatagtttacTAATtagtctgtttttaaaataacaatgttttatatctcaaatctgatgaaaaaaATTGATTATTAGGATGATGCAGTATATCATATTCATAAGTTTAAAATGTgtcttaaacttaaaaaaaaatctgctttttattCTGAATTATGCGTTGGTTTTAAATTCACTTTATGCTTGTTTATATTTAGTGGTCTTAGTGAATATAATTTGTGATGTGTGGGATCGctactttttaaattataaCTTAATGAATCATCGGTTGTTGTCTAATGCTGTGGTTTCTTTGTATTCGTAGAATGCCGTTGTGTGTGGCATAAGATCTGCCTCCAGACATCTTCAGAAGACTGGGATATGTCCGACGTAAGTGTACAGTGAAATTCAACCTGGAAAGACTCAGATACGGAGAAAGAATTAGACATGCTTTATTGAACATTAAATATTTGGCAGTCAGACCCCAGCGGGAAAACTGTTGATAAAAGCATTGCTGATTGAAGTAGGAGGTCTTCCCCCGGGGTCTGGACACTGGTGGTGGTATGGAGGCAGGGGGCAAGCATGGGGGTGCAGGGGTGGTGGAGGGATGCGAAAACGCTGAGAAGGCCGAGCTATGGGTGAAAGAGCTTAAATGCCCGGATGCTGAATGGAGGCGTAAGTGCGAGGGAGCTCCGGATTGGCTGCGCCGGAGTGAGCAGCTGAAGGGAgttgagatgatgatgatgatgatgatgtgcagGTGTGTCTCCCAGGTTGAATTTACGCAGGCTTCATTATAATATAGTTAATATTGACGTAGATGCAGTTCGTGAAGATTGCCACATGTTGCTTgctcttcctttttctttcatcacaaaATTATAAGGATAATCAGTTTTGTAAGTGTTGTCTCAGATAGAGAATTGAAAGCAGAGAGATTTTGGACTGGATAGAGTGTAGAAGTTATGTGAGAGAGgccagaaataaataaacacattgtaAAAAATATTACTTAATTTTATTATAAtcctttgtaaaaaaaacaaaaaacaaaacagtttcatACAATCTAGTCTCAAAGGTTTTACAAATTTTGATCTGTGGGGGTCATTGTGGGAGGGGCTCTGGGACCAGGTTAGGGCTGGTgtcttagtttttttgttttgtgtttgttttttttgttaatgtcattgttcaaaaaatataaattggATATTAGAAATGGGACAAATATCAAAAAAGTACTGAATCGATCACAGATTGCAAATTGATCAAGCAGAATCAAAATACTTGCACAAAATACATATCTGCtgcacattttcttctttaaatcaGGAGGTATTTCTTAGTACTTTTAAGACATCTAGAGACTTTGGTTTACGTCCCGAGCTCTGTGACGTGAACAATTTAGCATTTATCCTTcccatgtttatttctgttatttaatcTATGCTGTATTTACGAACAGGGTGATGTCTCATCTGATGAAGAATACATCCCAAATTCTGCATCAGATTCAGAAAGCTCAGGAACAGAGTTGTCTATTGAGTTACCTGGACCATCAAAAAACTCCCATGCTGCTAGCATGCCTGATTTATGCGTTACTTTTGCTGAAAAAGAACAGACCATGGATGTTAAAAACAACTTtgagcacattttgaatgatCTTGAAACTACTGATGATCTTCATCCCGACCAAGAACCAGACAGCTCAGAGTCATGccagcagaaaacaaaagatgcaTGTAGCGAAAAGAGTACTGTGGATATTAGCCAAAATGAATCCCCAACCAAGTCAACAAAATTAATCAAAAGCACagtcaatttttgttttgcgtgTGGAAAACCTCAAACAAAATTTGCACGTCATCTGGAGACGCATGTAAATGAAAATGCTGAAGTCGTCCAGGTGCTTCAGTTACCCAAATCATCAAAGGACAGAAAAGTTCATCTTGAAAGGTTACGAAACCTTGGTAACTTCAAGCACAACTCTGCTGTTAAAACCACAGGATCAGGTTGTCTTAAAGTGAAAAGGATCTCaaaaagagcagcagcagcgctGAGACATACTGAATACTGCTTATACTGTAAGGGTATGATATCCAGAAAAGAAGTTTCTCGGCATATGAAAAGATGTGCTTTAAGACCAGAGAATAATGCTGAAGAGAAGCTGAAAGATAGTCTTTGGTATAGCATCTACTCAATCCACAATGTCTCAGCCAATTTCAAGTGAACTCTACTCAGTACTGGGCAAGATGCACAAGGATGATGTGTCTAGTGCAATAAGGAATGATCATTATATTATGCAGTTGGCTCAGTCTCTTTTAATAAGCATGGAAGTGACAGATCAAAGCATGAGTATATAAGACAGAAAGTAAGGGAACTTGGGAGATTACTTGTGACTTTGCGTCACACAACAAGAATCCATAATATGGAAGAGGCAATAAAACCAGCCAACTTCTTTATTCTTACTAATGCTGTCAAGAGAGTTTCAGGTTTTGATACTGAAACCAGCACATTCAAAGCCCCAAGTTTGGCCCTGAAGCTTGGACATTCTCTCAGAAAAATAAGTGATATTATCATGTGTCGTGCTCTCATGGAAGAGGATCAAGAGGCGATCGATTCAATCAGGAGGTTTCACACACTTCATGAAACAAAGTGGTCTGAATTAGTTTCCCATTCAGCCTTATCAAACCTGAGTGAGGCAAAAATACAACAAGGTCGACAGCCTTCCACTGACCAGAGATGTTCAGAAGCTGCAGTTATATCTTGGTCAGCAAGTGGAATCGGCTAGGGAGAAACTAGGTGATAACCCAACAGCAGGAACTTATGCAGCACTAGCAAAGGTGATCCTTTGTCAAGTGATTTTGTTCAATAGGAGGAGGGAAGGTGAAGTAGCACGTATGACTGTCAAAAATTTTGAAGATCGTGACATGTCCAAACTAAACGAAGACATCAGCTCTGGGCTTACAGAAGTTGAGAAAAGGCTTTGCCAACAGTTTGCCAGAGTGGaactgaaggggaaaaaaaggacgAAAGGTGGCTGTGATCCTGACTTCTGATATGACCGATAACCTGTCACTCCTCGTTAGTAAGAGGAAAGAGTGCGGGGTATCTGAAAACAATATGTACCTTTTCGCCATTCCTTGTAGTGATGGTCACTACAGAGGGCAGTTTGGTCAGTTTGCAGATGCTTGCGGAGCTGAACATCCTCAGAACCTCAGATCAACTAACCTTCGCAAACAGATTGCCACGATAAGCCAAGTCATGAACTTGAAAGATAATGAACTAGACCAGCTGGCCGATTTCCTCGGCCATGACATTAGGGTCCATAGAGAATACTATCGAGTGCCCCAATCAACAATTCAGCTGGCTAAGATCTCCAAGTTGCTCATGGCCATGGAGAAGGGAAGTGTGAAGGATATTCAAGGAAAAACTCTGGATGAAATTGGTGGTATGCATGGTTTATATGTTGTTAAATCGGCTTGGTGTTTGTGAATATGGTTGGTCTAATAAcattttttcaattttatagATGACATAGATGGGATGGCTACTGGATCACAGCAACTCCCTGATGCTTCCACATCATGAGGTACTGAAATTATTGTATTCTGTGTTATAGACTTTGCAGTTGTAttgataaaatatttaaaatttacattttatatatttagataatgttattgcagttctgtttGTACTTTGCTGTGTAGTTAATACCATTTACAGTGAGGAAAGTAAATATTTGCTATTTTGCAAGTTCTCCCACTTAGAAATCATGGAGGATCTGAAATTTTCAGCGTTGGTACATGTccactgtgagagacagaatctAAAAGAAAATTCGGAAATCACAATGtatgattttattaaaatatttttgtatattactgcttaaaataagtatttgaacACTTGCTTATCATGCAGATTTCTGACCCTCAAAGACCTGTTATTCTGCTTTTAAACAGTCCAACTACACTCTGCTCATGATTCTAATTTAGCAGCACCTGTTTGATGCCGTTAGCTTTCATAAAGACACATGTGCACCCCACAATCTGTCAAAAGTGTTGCAGCAACATGAGTAAAACCAAAGAGCTGTCCAACGACACAAGACACAAAACTTTAGACCTTCACAAAGCTGGAAAGGGCTCCAAAGCCACTGCCAAGCAGCTCGGTGCGCGACAGTGCTGGCGTGCACGATGTGCGTGTCTTGCGCGATGGAGCGCGTGCAGGTGACTGTGCGTACCCTCTGCAAGACTCCTGCAGGCGCCCCTGAATGGAAGAGGCTAATGTCTTCCTCGGACTGGAGCCCCACGTAAGATCTCAGCTCGTGGGGTGTCAGTGATGCTAAGAAAGGTGAAGAATCAGCCCAGAACCACACGGGACGAGCTGGTCAATGACCTGAAGAGAGCTGGGACCACCGTTGGCAAGGCTACTATCAGTAATACACTGAGACGTCATGGTTTAAAATCATTCATCACACTGAAGGTCCCCCTTCTTAAGCCAACCCATGTCCAGGCCCGTCTGAAGTTTGCCAGGGACCATCTGGATGATCCAGAGTCATGGGAGAAAGTCctgtggtcagatgagaccaaaataaaacttttggTCTAAACTCCATTGTTGGGGTTTGAGGAAGAAGGAGGATGAGTCTCATCCCAATAATACCATCCTACAGTGAAGCATGAGGGTGGAAACATCATGCTctgggctgtttttctgcacaGGGGACAGGACCACTGCACTGTATTAAGGAGAAGATAAACGGGGACATGGATTGTGAGATTTTGGGCCAAAACGTCCTTCCCTCAGTCAGAGTATTGAAGATGGGTTCTGGCTGGGTCTTTCAACAAGACAAAGACCTGAAGCACTCAGccaggaaaaccaaggagtGGCTCCGTAAGAGGCATTTCAAGGTTCTGGAGTGGCCTCACTagtctccagacctcagtccaatagaaaatctgtggatggaattaaaagtctgtgttGGCCCAAAACATGACAGATCTACAGAAGATCTGTGTGGAGGAGTGGGTCAAAAGACCTTCTGCaatgtgtgcaaacctggtgaaGAACTACAGGAACTGTTTGGCCGCTGTAAATGTTAACAAAGGCAATATTAATATAGTTTGACTCAAGTgttcaaatacttattttacaaagaaatatacaaaaaacttgttataaaatcatacaatGTGATTTCCAGAGTTTTCTTTTAGATTATGTCTCTCACAGTGGACATGTACCTATGATGAAAATTTCAGACCCTCCATGATTTCTAAGTGGGAGAACTCTTAAAATAGCAGGGTGTTCAAATACTTACTTTCCtcactgtatattttatatatatatatatatatatatatatatatatatatatatatatatatatatatatatatatatatatatatatatatatatatatatatatatatatatatatatatgtatgtatgtatgtatgtatatatatatatgtatgtatgtatgtatatatatatatgtatgtatgtatatgtgtatatatgtatatatgtatgtatatatatatatgtatgtatgtatatatgtatatatatatatatatgtatatatatatatatatatgtatatgtatatatatgtatatatatatatatatatatatatatatatatatatatatatatatatatatatatatatatgtgtgtgtgtatatatatatatatatatgtgtgtatatatatttttttttttttttttttttgttgctagaAAATCTATCAATGACAATGAAGAAATATTAACTTCTGTGACTTCTGATTTGCCTCACTTCTCCGAGACTGCAGCTCAAGGTACATTTTCAATGCTGTACTCAAAGTTTGCCCAACATATCTTATGTAATGAGCTGGGATCTGTGAGTTAGTCCTGTTCAGAGACAAATCCAGTGAAATGTGCAGTAACGTATTTTAACAGCACACATCACGTATGATAACGATGCTCTCTTGTTTCATTAATGCCACTTGCATCTCTGTTTttcattgcattaaaaatgaaatcagaCTTTACTATTAACACTACTATGCTGATTATGATAACCTGGGATTGTGTATAGAACAATATTACTAACCATCAGTACATTTTTACATGGTCGATTGTTAGTTGTTCCATTCCTAATTGTGACACTAATGCTTTATGACTAGTATTTTGATGCTTCATCAGTTTTGGCCAAGCAAGATTTGGCCTGTGCAAAATCTACATCATTTCCCAGTAAACTTATTACCCAAGGTATTGTTGACTTCATCCAGTTCAGCAGCATTGCCATGTGTATAGTTAGTATAATAGAACTGGCTGTCACTGTCCCCTCTGTGCCCTGTGCCCATGGTGTTTGATTGGTAGGCAGAAAGCCTCTTTAAGCCCATACATTTatactgtgcaatattttttaGATGACCAGGGGAATGATGCCTGTGTGACTTCTGGTTCACCTCCTGTCCCTGACTCAGTTACTAAAGGTATGATATAAATCAGATGCCATGTCCATCACTAGGCACTATGTGCAGTCAACACCAACATCATGTGGTTAGACATTATATAACATATAAAGAAGCTGAATGTATTTTGTGTTTACCAAGCAGTGTGATGAACTATCATGTTAATGAAAACAATCAAACTTTAAATTTTATCAGGTCTACAGTCTATTTATTATCACACACAATTTGTTTAGACAAGTACCAgcttgttttcacagttttgaaCACCATCTCTACCTACAAGTGCATCTCACATGATCTTTTAAACttcaaatttgttttgttttattgaacAGGTTTACGTGTTTCATCAAGGCGGTGTGTGAAGAGACCATGGTCTGAGGAGGAGATAGGAGCGGTGATGAAACATATGAAGCCTTTTATTGAAAACGGTATCACTGTCACCAACCAGCAGTGTCTGAAGTGCAAAGAAAAGGAACAACCTATCTTGGAGACGAGATCTATTCAAAACATTCGAGATTTTGTGCGCAACAGAGGACTggccttaaaaaaaataaataaatgttaaacacTAAATGCACTTTTTGACAGTCTGAGCCTTTACCTTTCTGGGCCTGATTTCAAGGTTAGTGTTCTCCATTCAAAAAGTATGTAGTTGACTTCACTGTGCTCACaggcagtgttttgttttgatgtgtggtTAGCCTGAGTCTTTTAATGCCAggattcacttttattttccttcaaTAATTGTTACAATGCTGTCCTTTTAAGGAATTGATTATTGAgttggttatattaaatatagtTCAGTAATTCAACAAATGTGTTGTGTGTTGATATAAGTCTTATGTATAAGTCATGGTGTCAGCCCGACTCACCCCTGGTGTGCAAAGGTGCTGTTTTATTGGTCAGCCACTCAGTGCCAGTTTCTTCAGGACAATGAAAAACTCTATAATACATAGTTTGTTCTAGTTGATGCAAGCACTGTTGTGTTATGCTTCTAGTTGTTTTAATGACACTTTGACCACCTGTTAGTAGATCACAACAGATATGATCTGTGGTGTTTTATGTAAGCTTGTATGTCAGATTGTAATGCTCATCAGAGAAAACCAAAATGtagtctttttattatttttttaatttattcatccatccatcttcaaccgcttatccgaggccgggtcgcgggggcagcagcctaagcaaatTTATTCAATTTTACTATAATGTATCAGTCACAGTCTTATAATACACATTCTTTTCTAAGAAGGTTATACTTAGTGCATGTGTGAGTATATGTACAGTGAACTGGCTTTACACACCATGTGTCCTTTTAAACCAGATttactcagtgtgtgtgtgtgtacagtagaCTGGCTTTACACACCATGTGTCCCTTCAGAACAGACTATACTTTGTGTATATGTATGATGACATCACTGACCTTG contains:
- the LOC120435747 gene encoding uncharacterized protein LOC120435747 is translated as MSRRTTPLQDAINHILARRDKNSMLEIKFINSVKGRGIFTLANFKQGDFVVKYRGELIDATEAEHRRNLYPSACSVFMFEFIWKQKTLCIDGALEDGSFGRLVNDEHRTPNCRMKLIEAEGKPHLCLFALKEIAAGSEITYDYGGKEWPWRKKLKIASIPSGQQCVAEPIAHDVEHHVISTDSFTDRELRAECQSSRPTADNSEHEVHSVGGQHGTSSLKELIGEVGVQYQELSPQAFSEELTSESKSKEVPRSSRAVPNDSACECTIHRLVFESVKLDKCGICHSPLTAIRWHGLRCKQCRCVWHKICLQTSSEDWDMSDGDVSSDEEYIPNSASDSESSGTELSIELPGPSKNSHAASMPDLCVTFAEKEQTMDVKNNFEHILNDLETTDDLHPDQEPDSSESCQQKTKDACSEKSTVDISQNESPTKSTKLIKSTVNFCFACGKPQTKFARHLETHVNENAEVVQVLQLPKSSKDRKVHLERLRNLGNFKHNSAVKTTGSGCLKVKRISKRAAAALRHTEYCLYCKGMISRKEVSRHMKRCALRPENNAEEKLKDSLWYSIYSIHNVSANFK